A genomic region of Tsukamurella pulmonis contains the following coding sequences:
- a CDS encoding putative quinol monooxygenase has product MSTPASLPYAFVAKIVAADGQHDALADLLAGAVALANEEVGTIVWFAVRTHADTFWIFDAFPDEAARDAHANGAIVAALMANQHLLGAAPEILAADVLASKLP; this is encoded by the coding sequence ATGTCCACACCCGCATCACTTCCGTATGCCTTCGTCGCCAAGATCGTCGCGGCCGATGGACAGCACGACGCGCTCGCCGATCTGCTCGCCGGCGCTGTCGCGCTCGCCAACGAAGAAGTAGGAACGATTGTCTGGTTCGCGGTCAGGACCCACGCCGACACCTTCTGGATCTTCGATGCATTCCCCGACGAGGCCGCTCGCGACGCCCACGCCAACGGCGCCATCGTCGCAGCCCTGATGGCCAACCAGCACCTCCTCGGCGCAGCACCCGAGATCCTGGCGGCCGACGTCCTCGCGTCCAAGCTTCCGTAG
- a CDS encoding GlxA family transcriptional regulator, which yields MRIGLIAIDGCFGSAVASIIDIVRVADGARSDVDPRIDAIELAILGPKRRVTTTASMTLSVDHPLSESGEFDVVVVPALGTLTAAATHDALQSRDARSVIASLGRLDEATTRIAAACTGVFAVAETGRMHHRRATTSWFLGPEFLKRYPTVALDLDTMVVVDGNLVTAGAAFAHIDLALSLVRSISPDLAQHVAKLLIIDERPSQAAFVAYEHLRHEDPIVVEFERFVRARLDEPFNVAFVAQSLGTSRRTLERRVRAALNLTPLGFVQRLRIERARHLSATTDLTSAEIALRVGYANAETLRSLLRRERRRS from the coding sequence ATGCGTATCGGACTGATCGCGATCGACGGCTGCTTCGGTTCGGCTGTCGCGTCGATCATCGACATCGTGCGGGTGGCCGACGGAGCCCGCAGCGATGTCGACCCGCGGATCGACGCGATCGAACTCGCCATCCTCGGACCGAAACGGCGAGTGACCACGACGGCATCGATGACCCTGTCGGTGGACCACCCGCTGTCGGAGTCCGGAGAGTTCGACGTGGTCGTCGTCCCTGCGCTTGGAACCCTCACGGCCGCCGCGACCCACGACGCCCTCCAGAGCCGAGATGCTCGTTCGGTCATCGCCTCGCTCGGGCGCCTCGACGAGGCGACCACCCGGATCGCCGCGGCGTGCACCGGCGTGTTCGCTGTCGCCGAGACTGGACGGATGCATCATCGGCGGGCGACGACCAGTTGGTTCCTGGGGCCGGAGTTCCTGAAGCGCTATCCGACCGTCGCCCTCGATCTCGACACCATGGTCGTGGTCGACGGGAACCTCGTCACCGCCGGCGCCGCGTTCGCCCACATCGACCTCGCGCTCTCACTCGTGCGATCGATCAGCCCCGACCTGGCCCAACATGTCGCCAAGCTCCTCATCATAGACGAGCGTCCGTCGCAGGCGGCCTTCGTCGCCTACGAACATCTCCGGCACGAGGACCCGATCGTCGTCGAGTTCGAACGCTTCGTGCGCGCCCGCCTGGACGAACCGTTCAACGTCGCCTTCGTCGCGCAGTCGCTCGGCACCAGCCGGCGCACCCTCGAACGACGAGTCCGTGCGGCGCTCAACCTCACTCCGCTCGGCTTCGTCCAACGGCTTCGCATCGAACGAGCTCGGCACCTCTCAGCAACCACGGACCTCACCTCCGCCGAGATCGCGCTACGGGTCGGCTACGCGAACGCCGAGACTCTGCGCTCCCTCCTGCGCAGGGAGCGACGCCGTTCCTGA
- a CDS encoding class I SAM-dependent methyltransferase, translated as MNCRLCGSSQLRSVVDLGATPPCELFLTAADLDAPEPTYPLHLRICEQCLLLQIPALILPEETFSEYAYFSSFSASWVDHARRFVDESIARLGLGTDSLIVEVASNDGYLLQHAVAAGVPCVGIEPSVNVGQAARERGVPTVTAFLGPETAAQVRAEYGPADLVVANNVYAHIPDLLGFTAGLRGLLADDGWLSIEVHHALALVAEGQFDTIYHEHFQYYTVLSAQRALATAGLTVVDVETIPTHGGSIRVWARPDAVAQAPSDRVRAVLRIEEEAGLHALAGYAGMQAMADRARQDLLRYLLERRAEGKRVVGYGAPGKGNTLLNYCGVRPDLLEYTVDRNPYKHGRFTPGTRIPIHAPERLEADRPDVVVVLPWNLETEITEQLRPLIEQGTEVVYPMPRLHTARPQAVAEEV; from the coding sequence ATGAATTGCCGTTTGTGCGGCTCGTCACAGCTGCGGAGTGTGGTCGATCTCGGTGCCACACCGCCGTGTGAGCTGTTCCTCACCGCGGCCGATCTCGATGCCCCGGAACCGACCTACCCGCTGCACCTGCGCATCTGCGAGCAGTGCCTGCTGCTGCAGATCCCCGCACTCATCCTCCCCGAGGAGACCTTCTCCGAGTACGCGTACTTCTCGTCGTTCTCCGCGAGCTGGGTCGACCACGCCCGCCGCTTCGTCGACGAGTCCATCGCCCGGCTGGGCCTCGGCACCGACAGCCTCATCGTCGAGGTCGCGAGCAACGACGGCTACCTGCTGCAGCACGCGGTCGCGGCCGGCGTGCCGTGCGTCGGCATCGAGCCATCGGTCAACGTCGGGCAGGCCGCCCGCGAGCGCGGCGTCCCGACAGTGACCGCCTTCCTCGGCCCGGAGACCGCCGCACAGGTGCGGGCGGAGTACGGCCCCGCCGATCTCGTGGTGGCCAACAACGTGTACGCCCACATCCCGGATCTGCTGGGATTCACTGCGGGACTGCGGGGTCTGCTCGCGGACGACGGCTGGCTGAGCATCGAGGTCCACCACGCGCTCGCGCTCGTCGCCGAGGGCCAGTTCGACACGATCTACCACGAGCACTTCCAGTACTACACCGTGCTCAGCGCCCAGCGCGCGCTCGCGACCGCGGGGCTGACCGTCGTCGACGTCGAGACCATCCCCACGCACGGCGGATCGATCCGCGTGTGGGCGCGGCCGGACGCGGTGGCGCAGGCACCGTCGGACCGCGTCCGCGCGGTGCTGCGGATCGAGGAGGAGGCCGGGTTGCACGCGCTGGCCGGGTACGCCGGCATGCAGGCGATGGCCGACCGGGCCCGGCAGGACCTGCTGCGCTACCTGCTGGAGCGGCGCGCCGAGGGCAAGCGGGTCGTCGGCTACGGCGCACCCGGCAAGGGCAACACCCTGCTGAACTACTGCGGTGTGCGGCCCGACCTGCTCGAGTACACCGTGGACCGGAACCCGTACAAGCACGGCAGATTCACGCCCGGCACGCGCATCCCCATCCACGCGCCGGAGCGCCTCGAAGCCGACCGCCCGGACGTGGTGGTGGTGCTGCCCTGGAACCTCGAGACCGAGATCACCGAACAGTTGCGTCCCCTGATCGAGCAGGGCACCGAGGTGGTCTACCCCATGCCCCGATTGCACACCGCACGGCCGCAGGCCGTCGCCGAGGAGGTCTGA
- a CDS encoding glucose-1-phosphate cytidylyltransferase translates to MKVVLFCGGYGMRMRNTADDMVPKPMQLVGPRPLIWHVMRYYAHFGHTEFILCLGYGAQHIKNYFLNYRETESNDFVIRGGEVELLGTDMSDWSISFVDTGLESAIGERLRRVRPYLDGDEYFLANYADVLSDAPMNTIIDRVRESGSAASMLLVPPQSSFHCVDVDGDDKVTGITPVSEFPIWENGGYFVLTQQVFDHLPPGGDLVADACTALSAKGKLLGYKHTGFWKPADTFKERAELDAGYARGDRPWMVWKDPVA, encoded by the coding sequence ATGAAGGTGGTCCTGTTCTGCGGCGGCTACGGCATGCGCATGCGCAACACCGCGGACGACATGGTGCCCAAGCCCATGCAGCTGGTGGGCCCGCGCCCGCTGATCTGGCACGTGATGCGGTACTACGCCCACTTCGGGCACACCGAGTTCATCCTGTGCCTGGGCTACGGCGCGCAGCACATCAAGAACTACTTCCTCAACTACCGCGAGACCGAGTCGAACGACTTCGTGATCCGCGGCGGCGAGGTCGAGCTCCTCGGCACGGACATGAGCGACTGGTCCATCAGCTTCGTGGACACCGGCCTCGAATCGGCCATCGGCGAACGGCTTCGGCGCGTACGCCCCTACCTCGACGGCGACGAGTACTTCCTCGCCAACTACGCCGACGTGCTCAGCGACGCGCCGATGAACACCATCATCGATCGCGTGCGCGAGAGCGGCTCCGCGGCCTCGATGCTGCTGGTGCCGCCGCAGTCCTCCTTCCACTGCGTGGACGTCGACGGCGACGACAAGGTCACCGGCATCACCCCGGTCTCCGAGTTCCCGATCTGGGAGAACGGCGGCTACTTCGTGCTCACCCAGCAGGTCTTCGATCACCTGCCGCCCGGGGGCGACCTGGTCGCCGACGCGTGCACGGCCCTGTCCGCGAAAGGGAAGCTGCTGGGCTACAAGCACACCGGCTTCTGGAAGCCGGCCGACACCTTCAAGGAGCGGGCCGAGCTCGACGCCGGCTACGCCCGTGGCGATCGCCCCTGGATGGTCTGGAAAGACCCGGTCGCATGA
- a CDS encoding PIG-L deacetylase family protein, whose product MIGLSPGRVAEIAVLGAHCDDIAIGMGGTLLQLAQANPGLRVRAFVATGAGTPREAEERAALAAFTPEAELHVSVLDLPDGRTPAHWEREKSLLAQFKRSTSPDIVFAPHRGDAHQDHRQLAELVPQEFRDHLILGYEILKWETDTPRPTVFNPLSAYAVMAKTRLLAEHYPSQVEHDWFDDESFLGLARLRGIQCRSTYAEGFMLEKAIVEFGGNR is encoded by the coding sequence ATGATCGGACTCTCCCCCGGCCGCGTCGCCGAGATCGCGGTCCTCGGGGCGCACTGCGACGACATCGCGATCGGTATGGGCGGCACCCTGCTACAGCTGGCGCAGGCCAATCCCGGCCTGCGCGTGCGGGCCTTCGTCGCGACCGGCGCCGGCACCCCCCGCGAGGCGGAGGAGCGGGCGGCGCTGGCCGCGTTCACGCCCGAGGCGGAGTTGCACGTGAGCGTGCTGGACCTGCCCGACGGGCGGACGCCCGCGCACTGGGAGCGGGAGAAATCGCTGCTGGCGCAGTTCAAGCGGTCGACCTCGCCCGACATCGTGTTCGCGCCGCACCGCGGCGACGCACACCAGGACCACCGGCAACTCGCGGAGCTGGTGCCGCAGGAGTTCCGGGACCACCTGATCCTCGGCTACGAGATCCTCAAGTGGGAGACCGACACCCCGCGCCCCACCGTCTTCAACCCGCTCTCGGCGTACGCCGTGATGGCGAAGACGCGGCTGCTGGCGGAGCACTACCCCTCGCAGGTGGAGCACGACTGGTTCGACGACGAGTCCTTCCTCGGCCTCGCGCGTCTGCGCGGCATCCAGTGCCGCTCCACCTACGCCGAGGGCTTCATGTTGGAGAAAGCGATCGTGGAATTCGGAGGCAACCGATGA